Sequence from the Pontibacter pudoricolor genome:
CACTTAGGTAAGTACTGTATTTTACCCAAACGCATAAACTATGAAACGCATTTTTACAGCCGCCTTTTTAATGGCCGTTACTACTCTAGTATCCTGCACTCCTGACAAAAAAACAGAAGAAACAGAAATTGCAGAAACAGCCTCTGATGACAAAACAGAAACTACAACTTCAGACTCTACCTTAACCGATAATAAAAAGGAGCTGCTGCAAACTATAGCCAGGCATACCAAACTGCAACAGGAAATAAGTAAACTCGCTGCCCAGAAAGCAACGACTGATGTTGTAAAACAATATGCCCGGCAAATGCAGCAACTAACTGCCACCAAGCAGACAGAATTACAGGAACTGGCGCAAACTTACAATGTAACCCTGGATACTACCCTGCAGGATGATCAGCAAAAGTACCTCACTGACTTAAACGAGAAACAGAAAGTTGATTTTGACAAAGCCTACTGGGAAAAAGTAACCGATGCACAGAAAGAAACCATAAAGGAATATGAAGATGTGCTGAAGGACGTTACACCAGCCGATGCTACCGCTTTCGGGGTGTGGGCCCGTACTTCTGAAAAAGAACTCAGAGCACAGTACGAGGAAGCACTTAAGCTACAACTGGCATTAAAGAACCGAACCTAGAACTATAGTTTCAGGCATTTTTAAAGGAGATCTTTCAGAACGGCCCAGGTATGTTTTGCCAGCAGCTTCTGCCCTTCCGCATTAGGGTGTACGCCGTCCGGCAGGTTTAAATGCCGCATACCGGCCACTCCTTCCAGTAAAAAAGGTACGAAAAACACATTATTTTTAATAGCCAGCTCCCGGAATAAAGCCCTGAACTCAGCCGCGTAACGCCCCGGCACAATGTCCGGTATCTCCATTCCTGATAGTATGATCTTTACATCGGGCCAGGTGCGCCTGGCTTTATCCAGCATTTCCTGCAGGTTTATAGTTGTCTCGCGGGTAGGTATGCCACGCAACCCGTCGTTTGCCCCTAGTGCCAGTACAAAAATTGCAACATCCTGGTTCAGCCATCTGTCCAGCCGGTGCACGCCGCTGGCTGTTGTATCGCCACTCAGCCCGGCATTAATAACGTTGTAATCAGTATAGTTCGCTTCTTTCAGTTTCTCTTTTATCAGGGTTGGATAGGCCTGCAAGGCCGGCAAGCCATAACCGGCAGTTAAACTATCTCCAAAAAACAGAATATTCTTCATGCGTCATCTTTGCTATAGTTATAGTGTCTTGCTTTATAAACAACAAAGGGTTACCAAACCGGCAACCCTTTGTTGTTTAAAGTGTAGCTTTTAAATTAGTCTACTTTGGTTTTCATCTGCTTCAGGTGTTCGCAGGTAGTTAAGCTTGCCTGCTTTTGTTTTTCTACCATCTGCACCACTTCCTGCGGCAATTCCGCTTTATGTTCAAGCGCGTCGTTATAGGCCTTTTGTGCCCATTCTTCACCATATAGATTCGACTCGATTATCGCTTTTTCGTCTTTACCTGTAATACCCGATTTCACGTCCATCCAGCCTCTGTAAAGCTTACCTTTTATAGTTGTATCGTGCTGGGTATCGCCGCCTACACGACTGAGTGTGCTGTTAAGCTCGTTCGAGAACTGCTGACTCTGGCCAACAAGCTCATTATAATACGCCTTGTGCGCTGGGTCCCGGGTCTCTTTTGCTGCAGTTTTGTATCCTTCAATTCTATCGTTTACAAACTGAGCAAGCTCATTTATAACTTCCGAGGTTCTTTCATTCATGTTTTTCATAGCTTTCATATTGATTATTTCCTTCAAAACGAAAAAAAAGATGATACAGTTATAAGAAACATCTGCGAGCTACGTATGTTACCTGATAAACTACACCAAGTTTACGTACAGGCAGGAACTCATTTGTGAAAAGATAACTTTTTATAGTACATTACATTCCGTAGGCTCCAACCTGACACGATAAGTTGCGGCACTACTTTTGTATAGATTTTGAAGTACAACTAACTAAACTAAATGCTATCCTTGACAACCAGACTAAAAATAATGTTATCGGTATTTGCAGTTATACTGCTGACGGCATCATTTATTTTTTACCGCTCTAACGCAACACCAGAGGGTAAAGATGAGATATTGCTGAAAGTACTGATGCAGGGCCTGAACACCGGCCACTTCCAACCCGAAAAGGTAGATGATAACTTTTCTAAAAAAGCATTTAAACTATACCTGGAGCGCCTTGACTATAACAAGAAATTCTTGCTGAGCTCTGATGTAGCCAAGCTGCGCAAATACGAAACCGCTATCGACGACCAATTACGCCAGGGCAGTTACGAATTTTTCGACCTGTCTGCCAGCCTTATTGATCAGCGCGTAAAAGAATCGCAGGCCTACTATAAAGAGATACTTGCCAAACCTTTTGATTTCACGAAAGACGAAACGATAGAACTTGACGGTGAGAAGCTGGCTTTTGCGAAAGACAAGAACGAACTGAAAGAAGCATGGCGCAAGCAACTGAAATACCAGACACTGGTACGCCTTGCCGACATGCAGAAAGAACAGGAAAAAGCTACGGAGAAAGGCGAGAAAAAAGAAGCCAGAACGGTGGAGCAGATGGAAGCAGAAGCCCGCAAAAAGATCCTGGATCTGTATAATGACCTGTACACGCGCCTTAACCGCGTAACCCTGGATGATCGCCGCGCAACGTACATCAACGCTATCGCCAATGTTTATGACCCACATACCGGTTACTTCCCTCCTAAAGCCAAATCTGATTTCGATATCGAATTTACCGGCCGATTAGAGGGTATTGGTGCTTCGCTGCAGGAGAAAGACGGTCAGATAAAAGTGCATGAAATTGTACCTGGAAGCCCATCTTATATACAGGGTGATCTGAAGCCTGGCGATGCTATACAAAAAGTAGCGCAAGGCGATAAAGAACCGGTAATTGTAGAAGGCATGCGCCTTGACGATGCTATCCAGCTGATTCGCGGTAAAAAAGGTACGGAGGTGCGCCTTACCGTAAAAAAACCAAATGGCTCTACCAAAGTCATCCCGATCATACGCGATGTGATCGTGTTTGAAGAAACATATGCCCAGTCAGCAATGATTGATGGCAAAGACAAGATAGGCTATATTAAGCTACCTGGCTTTTATGCTGACTTTGAGAATAAAGGCGGCCCAAACAGCGGCGAAGATGTTAAACGTGAGGTTGAAAAACTGAAAGCTGCCGGTATGCAGGGCCTTGTGCTCGACTTGCGTAACAACGGTGGTGGTTCGCTTAGCGATGCTGTAGAAATGGCAGGTCTGTTTATTCCGCAGGGGCCAATTGTTCAGGTTAAAGATGCGCGTGGCAAATCTATAGTTCTGGATGACCGTGACCCGCAGGTGCAGTATGCCGGGCCGCTGGTTATATTGGTGAATGCCAACAGCGCATCTGCATCCGAGATTCTGGCAGCTGCCATGCAGGACTATAAGCGTGCCGTAATTGTAGGCAGTCCAACCTATGGCAAAGGTACTGTGCAGCAGTTTTTTGAACTGGACCAGGCATTACCAGCCCAGTTTGATGCTTATAAACCGTTTGGTGCCCTTAAGCTTACAACCCAGAAGTTCTACCGTGTAAATGGCGGCACTACGCAGCTGCGCGGTGTTACCCCTGACGTTATTCTGCCAGATTTGTATGCTTACCTGGAGTTCGGAGAAAAAGAACAGGATTATCCGCTTCCGTTCGATGAAATTAAGCCGGCAAACTATAAGCCATGGACTAACTCTAAAATAAGCCTGAGTACAGTAAAAGGTAACAGCCAGGAGCGCATAAGCCATAATGAGAGCTTTAAACTGATCGAAGAAAGTGCAACACGCCTTAAGAAGCAGTCAGACAATACGGTTCGCTCGTTGGCACTTACCAAATACATGGAAGAAGAAAAACGTGCTGAAGCCGAAGCTAAACGCTATGAGGAAGCCCAGAAGCAGGTACCTGTGCTTACAGTGAACAGGCTGCCTGAAGACCTGAAAGCACTTGGCACCGATACTGCCAAAGTTGCCCGTAACAAGGAGTTTTTAAAGAGCCTGAAGCAGGATATTTACCTGGAAGAAGCTGTAGAGATCATCACGAAAGATCTGAAGTAATATAAAGCTGAATTTATAATCTAAAGAGCCGGTTAGCATTAACCGGCTCTTTTTGTTTTCATATCTTATTTGTCATTCCGAACGAAGTTGAAAAATTTATAATCTATAGTTTCTCTCCTGGCATTTAGAGTTTAATCCGGAGCATCCAATTCTTTCCATAGTTACTGCACTGCCATTTTCATTTTAGAAGAAATCCAGGTACTATAGTTCTATCATCCTTCTTTTATCATCCCGAGCGTCAGGAGAGGGATCTTAAGTGTCTACAGTTCTCTTTTGTCATTTCGACGTTAGGAGAAATCTGAGTGCTATAGTTTGCTACTCTAGAATCCGAACCAAGCCTTTTCTTATATAGCCTTCTTTAATCCTGGGAGCTCTATTAACCTATAGTTCTATAGTTGGCTTTGGTGCCCTCACGGCCGGGAGGCCCCGTCTTCGGGCATCGCGCTGCGTGAATCTCTTTTGCTCCTTCGTCGCAATGGCTACGCCACCAGACATTCACAAGGCGCTCAACCCAAAGACTGCGATCTTTCGATAGCTAAACTATAGTTAAGTGAACAGCTATAGTTGCATCGCTTTATCGTGGCTATATTTCCGTAGGGACAGGTCGGACCTGTCCGATCAACAAGCTGCAACTATAAAACCTACACGTTAACTATAACTACAACAGAAATTCCCCTCTCGGGAGGGGTAGGGGTGGGTTAAAACCGAAACTATAAAACAATATCCAAAACTATAGCGACAGCTAGAAAGCTCCTTCCCCTGTTCTGGGGTAGGGGGCCTCTTTTAAAGGGGAAGGCTTGGAAGGGGTAAAACAGCAACCATAGAACTATAGCCAAAGCCACACTTAACACCCCAAACGATGTACTGCATTACAACCTCTGAGTCAAAACTGAATAATGCTCTAAAACAAAGCGGCCTGCCGGAAATACCGACAGGCCGCTTTAGTAAAGGTACTTAAACCTTATTTTTTCACCATCTTCGTCTGGAAGAATTCTTTTCCAGTTTCGATAAGAATCATGTAGATGCCAGAAGACAAGTTAGAAACCTGGTTATTCAGTTTTGTCTGAATTTCAGACTGAGTACCAGTAACATTCATTACTTTTCTTCCTTCAGTTGAGTAAACAACCATCGTAACTTTAGCAGTTGAGGCTACACGCTCTGGCAGCATCAGTCTTACATTACCACCGTTAACTATAGTTGGATATACACTAAACTGACCTTTTGTACCATCGGCAATACCAGTTGGCGTGTCGTTAGCTTCGATAGTCAATGTGTAGGTATTTGCAGTTCCGATCGCCAGGCCATCGCTTACAGAAGCAATATTGAAAGAAACCTGCTCAGCACCTTCCGTGTCAGTATCATCGTTCACTGTAACATTAAACTTAACAGAAGTAGCACCAGCTGGTACAGTTACTACCAGGTTACCGTTCGTAACTTCCGGAGCTGTAGTATAATCACCTGTTGCGCCATACGTTACACCAGTTCCATTGGTAACTGCAATTGTAACCTGCTGTGCTGCTACCGGCGCTTTATCAAGCGACAGGGTCACTTCTGTAGTACCGGCATCCTCTTTTACTTCTTTAGTCGCAACGGCAAAAGTAACGGTAGATTTGTCGTTGTCAGTGATAGTTAACGTATAAGCATTAGCTTCACCAACAAGTACATTCGCATTCGCATCAGTTATCTTAAAGGTAACCTGCTCATTTGCTTCTACTTCAGAATCATCATTTACTGTAACATCAAACTTAACAGAGGTAGCGCCAGCTGGAAGTGTTACAACAAGGTTGCCATCTGTTATTGCAGGGGCAGTCGTATAGTCAGCTGTGGCACCGTAAGTAACACCTGTTCCGTTTGTTACTGCAACTGTAATTTGCTGATCAGCAATAGGTGCCTGATCAACGTTCAGGGTAACCTCTGTTACACCAGCGTTCTCACTCACCTCTTTGGTAGTGGCAGCGAAAGTAACTACAGATTTATCGTTGTCAGTAATGGTTACTGCGTAAGTATTTGCTCCACCTATAGTTAGGTTTGCGCTCTTGTCAGTAATCTGGAAAGTTACCTGCTCAGTTGTTTCAACCAGGTTATCATCCGTGATCTCTAACTCAAAGGCTGCTGTAGTAGCATTGGCAGGAACAGTTACTGTAACTACACCATTTGTAGCACCAGTTATAGTATAGTCTGCTGAAGAGGCAGTTGCACCATTTGCAACACTTATAGTTACTGTTTGCTCTGTAGCCTGTGCAGCTGAAAGCGTTAAGTTCACATTGTATTTCTCAGAACCCTCGGCTTTTGTAGCAGTAGCTTCTGCAAACGTAACCATTGGCGTAGCCGACATATCGAAACGTGCTGAAACCGGCATGTGGTCAGAAGTTGTGCTTCTGAAACCAGTGATGCTGCTCAGGAACTGGTTCTCGATTGTGATGGAACCGTCGATATAATCATCTGCTAGTGTAGACGATACAGTGATATGATCCAGGAAGCTCTTGAAAGAACCTGACTCATACGTGTAGGCGCCTGTTTTGCTTAGCTCCAGTGTCAGGGCTTTATAGTTGGCATCTTTTACATAAGCTTCGAATGTAGATGGCAGGTTATTAACTAC
This genomic interval carries:
- a CDS encoding Calx-beta domain-containing protein; the encoded protein is MEWFGADKDEKGAELGPADEALQYANAKKVFTDLNADILALQEVSNDTEIQRLAGELGYNYVVSDAYSYSWDATRNLVPQKLYFLYKPEVAKVKNQKVLLKKFYEDVRNGQYADAFVSYPEGGAKFWASGRLPFMVEFETTINNVKQSISLVNLHTRANSGTDVSKHTQRKFDVEMLKDSLDAHYAGKNIMILGDYNDDVDVSVVNNLPSTFEAYVKDANYKALTLELSKTGAYTYESGSFKSFLDHITVSSTLADDYIDGSITIENQFLSSITGFRSTTSDHMPVSARFDMSATPMVTFAEATATKAEGSEKYNVNLTLSAAQATEQTVTISVANGATASSADYTITGATNGVVTVTVPANATTAAFELEITDDNLVETTEQVTFQITDKSANLTIGGANTYAVTITDNDKSVVTFAATTKEVSENAGVTEVTLNVDQAPIADQQITVAVTNGTGVTYGATADYTTAPAITDGNLVVTLPAGATSVKFDVTVNDDSEVEANEQVTFKITDANANVLVGEANAYTLTITDNDKSTVTFAVATKEVKEDAGTTEVTLSLDKAPVAAQQVTIAVTNGTGVTYGATGDYTTAPEVTNGNLVVTVPAGATSVKFNVTVNDDTDTEGAEQVSFNIASVSDGLAIGTANTYTLTIEANDTPTGIADGTKGQFSVYPTIVNGGNVRLMLPERVASTAKVTMVVYSTEGRKVMNVTGTQSEIQTKLNNQVSNLSSGIYMILIETGKEFFQTKMVKK
- a CDS encoding arylesterase: MKNILFFGDSLTAGYGLPALQAYPTLIKEKLKEANYTDYNVINAGLSGDTTASGVHRLDRWLNQDVAIFVLALGANDGLRGIPTRETTINLQEMLDKARRTWPDVKIILSGMEIPDIVPGRYAAEFRALFRELAIKNNVFFVPFLLEGVAGMRHLNLPDGVHPNAEGQKLLAKHTWAVLKDLL
- a CDS encoding DUF4142 domain-containing protein, yielding MKRIFTAAFLMAVTTLVSCTPDKKTEETEIAETASDDKTETTTSDSTLTDNKKELLQTIARHTKLQQEISKLAAQKATTDVVKQYARQMQQLTATKQTELQELAQTYNVTLDTTLQDDQQKYLTDLNEKQKVDFDKAYWEKVTDAQKETIKEYEDVLKDVTPADATAFGVWARTSEKELRAQYEEALKLQLALKNRT
- a CDS encoding carboxy terminal-processing peptidase; amino-acid sequence: MLSVFAVILLTASFIFYRSNATPEGKDEILLKVLMQGLNTGHFQPEKVDDNFSKKAFKLYLERLDYNKKFLLSSDVAKLRKYETAIDDQLRQGSYEFFDLSASLIDQRVKESQAYYKEILAKPFDFTKDETIELDGEKLAFAKDKNELKEAWRKQLKYQTLVRLADMQKEQEKATEKGEKKEARTVEQMEAEARKKILDLYNDLYTRLNRVTLDDRRATYINAIANVYDPHTGYFPPKAKSDFDIEFTGRLEGIGASLQEKDGQIKVHEIVPGSPSYIQGDLKPGDAIQKVAQGDKEPVIVEGMRLDDAIQLIRGKKGTEVRLTVKKPNGSTKVIPIIRDVIVFEETYAQSAMIDGKDKIGYIKLPGFYADFENKGGPNSGEDVKREVEKLKAAGMQGLVLDLRNNGGGSLSDAVEMAGLFIPQGPIVQVKDARGKSIVLDDRDPQVQYAGPLVILVNANSASASEILAAAMQDYKRAVIVGSPTYGKGTVQQFFELDQALPAQFDAYKPFGALKLTTQKFYRVNGGTTQLRGVTPDVILPDLYAYLEFGEKEQDYPLPFDEIKPANYKPWTNSKISLSTVKGNSQERISHNESFKLIEESATRLKKQSDNTVRSLALTKYMEEEKRAEAEAKRYEEAQKQVPVLTVNRLPEDLKALGTDTAKVARNKEFLKSLKQDIYLEEAVEIITKDLK
- a CDS encoding ferritin-like domain-containing protein, translating into MNERTSEVINELAQFVNDRIEGYKTAAKETRDPAHKAYYNELVGQSQQFSNELNSTLSRVGGDTQHDTTIKGKLYRGWMDVKSGITGKDEKAIIESNLYGEEWAQKAYNDALEHKAELPQEVVQMVEKQKQASLTTCEHLKQMKTKVD